Proteins encoded within one genomic window of Kaistia algarum:
- a CDS encoding DUF6111 family protein, producing MVRFLAFTVVAFLLPFVFYGGWRFVTAGVVPGREDWSLKLWGRLAAAGVVLMLIAIGVLVSVSGNGEKTTYHPARIENGQLVPGSFD from the coding sequence ATGGTGCGCTTCCTGGCCTTTACTGTCGTCGCCTTCCTGCTGCCCTTTGTCTTCTATGGCGGATGGCGGTTCGTCACCGCTGGCGTGGTGCCGGGGCGCGAGGACTGGTCGCTCAAGCTCTGGGGCCGCCTGGCAGCCGCCGGGGTGGTCCTCATGCTGATCGCGATCGGCGTCCTTGTTTCGGTCTCCGGCAATGGCGAGAAGACCACCTATCATCCGGCCCGAATCGAAAATGGTCAGCTTGTCCCCGGGAGTTTTGATTGA
- a CDS encoding CoA pyrophosphatase: MRPESDPFRPSVFFPHARLRLAPLAPGGGIVEGETVLNPEFHPPAGFKARPAAVLIPVVGRDEPTLLMTRRTATLRQHAGQISFPGGSIDPEDADAAAAAIREAQEEIGLDPALVEPIGRLDPYIAGTGFHITPVVARVDPRHHLVLNPHEVDLAFEVPLAFLMSPRNHHIGSREFDGVRHSFYEMPYDEHYIWGITAGIIRGLYERLFA; the protein is encoded by the coding sequence ATGCGACCCGAGAGCGATCCATTCCGGCCGAGTGTCTTCTTTCCCCATGCCAGGCTGCGGCTGGCGCCGCTGGCACCGGGCGGCGGCATCGTCGAAGGCGAGACGGTGCTCAATCCCGAGTTTCATCCGCCGGCGGGCTTCAAGGCGCGGCCGGCCGCCGTCCTGATCCCGGTCGTGGGACGCGACGAGCCGACCCTTTTGATGACGCGCCGAACGGCAACGCTGCGCCAGCACGCCGGCCAGATTTCGTTTCCCGGCGGCTCCATCGATCCTGAGGATGCCGATGCCGCGGCCGCCGCCATTCGCGAGGCGCAGGAGGAGATAGGGCTGGATCCGGCGCTGGTCGAACCGATCGGTCGGCTCGATCCGTATATTGCAGGTACGGGCTTCCACATCACGCCGGTCGTCGCTCGCGTCGATCCCCGCCACCACCTCGTGCTCAATCCACACGAGGTCGATCTCGCCTTCGAAGTCCCGCTCGCCTTCCTGATGAGCCCGCGCAATCACCACATCGGCAGCCGCGAATTCGACGGCGTTCGCCATTCCTTCTACGAAATGCCCTATGATGAGCACTATATCTGGGGGATCACCGCCGGGATCATCCGCGGTCTCTATGAAAGGCTGTTTGCCTGA
- a CDS encoding AAA family ATPase: MSVFNQSEVHAADPARLVADADAAVATIKSAREAIGKVIFGQEMVVERALVTLLAGGHGLLVGVPGLAKTKLVETLATVLGLDERRVQFTPDLMPSDILGSEVMDQDADGRRAFRFVKGPVFAQLLMADEINRASPRTQSALLQAMQEYHVTIAGQRYDLPAPFHVLATQNPLEQEGTYPLPEAQLDRFLLQIDVLYPDLEAERRMLFETTGASEAAPKAVTTAAELQAMQHLVRRLPVGESVVEAILSLVRSARPGGIPDAKLTEAIAWGPGPRASQALMLAVRARALIDGRYAPSIDDVLALAEPVLQHRMSLSYAARADGLSVRDVIARLKSRIG; the protein is encoded by the coding sequence ATGAGCGTATTCAATCAGAGCGAAGTTCACGCCGCCGACCCAGCCAGGCTGGTGGCGGATGCCGATGCGGCCGTGGCGACGATCAAGTCGGCGCGCGAGGCGATCGGCAAGGTCATCTTCGGCCAGGAGATGGTGGTCGAGCGGGCGCTCGTGACGCTGCTCGCCGGCGGCCATGGCCTGCTCGTCGGCGTGCCGGGCCTTGCCAAGACCAAGCTGGTCGAGACACTCGCGACCGTCCTCGGCCTCGATGAACGCCGCGTCCAGTTCACGCCCGACCTGATGCCTTCAGACATCCTCGGCTCCGAGGTCATGGACCAGGATGCCGATGGCCGCCGGGCCTTCCGCTTCGTCAAAGGGCCGGTCTTCGCCCAGCTCCTGATGGCCGACGAGATCAACCGCGCCAGCCCACGCACGCAGTCCGCGCTGCTGCAGGCCATGCAGGAATATCACGTCACCATAGCGGGCCAGCGCTACGATCTGCCGGCTCCGTTCCATGTGCTGGCAACGCAGAATCCTCTGGAGCAGGAGGGCACCTATCCCCTGCCCGAGGCGCAGCTCGACCGCTTCCTGCTGCAGATCGACGTGCTCTATCCCGATCTTGAAGCCGAGCGGCGCATGCTGTTCGAGACGACGGGCGCCAGCGAGGCGGCGCCGAAGGCCGTCACGACGGCGGCCGAGCTGCAGGCGATGCAGCATCTCGTCCGCCGCCTGCCCGTCGGCGAGAGCGTCGTCGAGGCGATTCTCAGCCTCGTTCGCTCCGCGCGGCCCGGCGGGATTCCGGATGCGAAGCTGACCGAAGCGATCGCCTGGGGGCCTGGTCCGCGCGCCAGCCAGGCGCTGATGCTCGCCGTTCGCGCCCGCGCGCTGATCGACGGCCGCTACGCCCCGTCGATTGACGACGTGCTGGCGCTGGCTGAGCCGGTCCTGCAGCACCGCATGAGCCTTTCCTATGCGGCGCGGGCTGACGGCCTCTCCGTGCGCGACGTCATCGCGCGGCTCAAGTCTCGGATCGGGTGA
- a CDS encoding DUF1285 domain-containing protein, with translation MPVSKEGETKAETEFGPVSYLARWAAAVEGGTSGAPVHLWNPALCSSIDIRIDRAGAWYHEGRRIEREAMTRLFARILRREADGSYVLVTPYEKLTIEVEDVPFLAVDLGYEEGPPRRLLILTNLGEAVPVDADHPLRIQVGARDDAFIPYVMVRPRLEARLTRAAAASLVGILEERDDRLGVESAGQFFVIAESHPAGRS, from the coding sequence ATGCCAGTGTCAAAGGAAGGCGAAACGAAGGCCGAGACGGAATTCGGACCCGTTTCGTACCTCGCACGCTGGGCTGCCGCCGTCGAGGGCGGAACGAGCGGCGCCCCCGTTCATCTGTGGAATCCTGCGCTCTGCAGTTCGATCGACATCCGCATCGACCGCGCCGGGGCGTGGTATCACGAGGGCCGCCGGATCGAGCGCGAGGCGATGACGCGCCTCTTTGCCCGCATTCTCCGCCGAGAAGCGGATGGCTCCTATGTGCTCGTGACGCCTTATGAAAAGCTCACGATCGAGGTCGAGGATGTTCCGTTCCTGGCGGTAGATCTCGGCTATGAGGAGGGGCCGCCACGGAGGCTCCTTATCCTGACCAATCTTGGCGAAGCCGTGCCGGTTGATGCCGACCATCCGCTGCGCATCCAGGTAGGTGCGAGGGACGATGCCTTCATTCCCTATGTCATGGTGCGGCCGCGCCTCGAGGCGCGGCTGACCCGCGCCGCCGCTGCCAGCCTCGTCGGGATTCTTGAAGAGCGGGATGATCGGCTGGGGGTCGAATCAGCCGGTCAATTCTTCGTCATTGCCGAGAGCCATCCGGCCGGGCGGAGCTAG